A genome region from Planctomycetota bacterium includes the following:
- a CDS encoding DUF4159 domain-containing protein: MSLPRERILERVVRRLVDDAFWLCAQIHRNAARQLAWLGRAGAWALAPFPWSCRLGAMAIALSVLSFWLGYQGEAWLVRAADFGAKELRILAERGLAQPFAHLALLARAAALLLALAALAAFVRHRLVPWLLKAGGAFFAALWAWLLFFLVRAPSALFLADAKTYDKSIRNDLWVAGVWAWVPGAALAALFLVVLSRRPIAQFYRAREVSRDRFGDRLLHTLKSPRDPRWRSSSYWAVFIHLFVLFLLPLLLRDWGMQKAYGVPKGSGNPVVQLVKVKRIEKKEKPKKKKFVLNMDSPILFYRPDIDESEIIKKVEEETRDTYVATALTDGKLGKGGGRSGGWPSGMENAKVRFIRLEYHGGDWDQDMGVNADYNLLLQFHKMTGFKIADATEHITIPQLRRFPKHRGPPFVFLTGSGGISASKKDVDTLRWYCLEEGGLIFADNGGGSFNHYFRALMRRCFPELEWVDIANDDILYQQPFVFPNGAPPLWHHSGMRALGLKHGGRWIVFYHQGDVNDAWKTGHSGATEAQAMQAYRLGVNIINYAFNQYMRIHYGD; this comes from the coding sequence GTGAGTCTCCCGCGCGAACGAATCCTCGAGCGTGTGGTCAGGCGGCTGGTTGACGACGCCTTCTGGCTGTGCGCGCAGATTCACCGCAACGCGGCCCGGCAACTGGCGTGGCTGGGCCGCGCGGGGGCGTGGGCGCTCGCGCCCTTCCCCTGGTCGTGCCGCCTGGGCGCGATGGCCATCGCGCTCTCGGTGCTCAGCTTCTGGCTCGGCTACCAGGGCGAAGCATGGCTCGTCCGCGCGGCCGACTTCGGGGCCAAGGAACTGCGCATCCTCGCCGAGCGCGGCCTCGCGCAGCCGTTTGCCCACCTGGCCCTGCTGGCGCGCGCGGCCGCGCTGCTGCTGGCGCTCGCGGCCCTCGCGGCCTTCGTGCGCCACAGGCTGGTGCCCTGGCTGCTCAAGGCGGGCGGCGCGTTCTTCGCCGCACTGTGGGCCTGGCTGCTCTTCTTCCTCGTGCGGGCGCCCAGCGCGCTCTTCCTCGCCGACGCCAAGACCTACGACAAGTCCATCCGCAACGACCTCTGGGTCGCCGGCGTGTGGGCCTGGGTGCCCGGAGCGGCCCTGGCCGCGCTCTTCCTCGTCGTGCTCAGCCGGCGTCCGATCGCGCAATTCTACCGAGCGCGGGAGGTGTCCAGGGACCGCTTCGGCGACCGCCTGCTTCACACCCTGAAGTCCCCCCGCGACCCCCGATGGCGCTCGTCGTCCTACTGGGCCGTGTTCATCCACCTGTTCGTCCTCTTCCTCCTGCCCCTTCTCCTGCGCGACTGGGGCATGCAGAAGGCCTACGGCGTGCCCAAGGGCAGCGGAAATCCCGTCGTGCAACTGGTCAAGGTCAAACGCATCGAGAAGAAGGAAAAGCCGAAAAAGAAAAAGTTCGTCCTCAACATGGACAGCCCGATCCTCTTCTACCGCCCCGACATAGACGAGAGCGAGATCATCAAGAAGGTCGAGGAGGAGACCCGCGACACCTACGTGGCCACGGCGCTCACCGACGGCAAGCTGGGCAAGGGCGGCGGCCGGTCCGGCGGCTGGCCCAGCGGCATGGAAAACGCCAAAGTGCGCTTCATCCGCCTCGAATACCACGGCGGCGACTGGGACCAGGACATGGGCGTGAACGCCGACTACAACCTCCTGCTTCAGTTCCATAAGATGACGGGTTTCAAGATTGCCGACGCCACCGAGCACATCACCATTCCCCAGCTCCGGCGGTTCCCCAAGCATCGCGGGCCGCCCTTCGTCTTCCTCACGGGCAGCGGCGGCATCTCGGCATCGAAGAAGGACGTGGACACGTTGCGCTGGTACTGCCTGGAGGAGGGCGGGCTGATCTTCGCCGACAACGGCGGCGGCAGCTTCAACCACTACTTCCGCGCCCTCATGCGCCGTTGCTTCCCCGAGCTGGAGTGGGTGGACATCGCCAATGACGACATCCTCTACCAGCAGCCGTTCGTCTTCCCCAACGGCGCGCCGCCGCTGTGGCACCACTCGGGCATGCGGGCCCTCGGCCTCAAGCACGGCGGACGCTGGATCGTCTTCTACCACCAGGGCGATGTCAACGACGCCTGGAAGACCGGCCACTCG